A genomic region of Prevotella scopos JCM 17725 contains the following coding sequences:
- a CDS encoding CRISPR-associated endonuclease Cas6, with the protein MTKIKTLTIQFDTPLRRSEIPLFRGAIIAAIPSSNILFHNHDGSSLRYAYPLIQYKRIGGKAAITCIGEGVDAMGEFFSINKDYKIRLGEETRNLPLQNIQAQQTEIQCWDCKFDYRIRDWLPLNEKNYNVFNETTDIIDRINILEKILVGNILSLAKGLSMNISSTITVSITDIENIRDIRYKRVPLRCMDIRFRSNISLPNFIGIGKHTSVGFGIITKEKN; encoded by the coding sequence ATGACTAAGATAAAAACACTAACCATACAGTTTGACACACCTTTACGGCGTTCAGAGATTCCCTTATTCCGTGGAGCAATTATTGCAGCAATACCATCAAGCAATATCCTTTTTCATAATCACGATGGCTCATCCCTCCGCTATGCTTATCCCCTGATACAATATAAACGTATCGGTGGAAAAGCAGCCATCACCTGTATTGGTGAAGGTGTGGACGCAATGGGAGAGTTTTTCTCTATAAACAAAGATTATAAAATAAGGCTTGGAGAAGAAACAAGAAACTTACCCTTGCAAAATATACAAGCTCAACAAACAGAAATACAATGTTGGGATTGTAAGTTTGATTACCGAATACGGGATTGGCTACCTTTAAATGAGAAAAACTATAATGTATTTAACGAGACAACAGATATTATTGACCGAATAAATATACTTGAAAAGATACTTGTCGGCAATATTCTTTCACTTGCAAAAGGACTGAGTATGAACATTTCTTCAACAATTACCGTTTCTATAACAGACATTGAAAACATACGAGATATTAGATATAAAAGGGTCCCATTACGATGTATGGACATACGATTTAGGAGTAATATATCTTTACCTAATTTTATAGGAATAGGTAAACATACAAGTGTGGGATTCGGTATAATAACTAAAGAAAAAAACTAA
- the cas10 gene encoding type III-A CRISPR-associated protein Cas10/Csm1 translates to MNNIREHIYLAALLREIGKFYQKATTKNIAINSRINNTGELEKIFFLNNEDENTLWTRLFIKENEHIFKRLLENSQNEFTKKDNLRSLINAQFQQIVQIFEEAKLLSSSKNEIGEEEPTKIERNCDTYNNDRLIPILQTIGSHGELLNNKEWYQLPIKKLTPSIENFPKKTFPDAPDYSSHWNEFRSEFESMPCNNYQAFSETLLTLLSKYTSCIPSGISNSPDISLYDHIKTSAAFAICLYDLMCSGEKNKDRFLLIGADFSGIQSYIYQIISKYAAKNLKGRSFYVRVLSDAVVRYLLKELNLYQANVIYNSGGGFYLLAPNTTDVEEKLKKAVREIEQKIFRTHGISLYVAIDSITISDDALLYRNEEDLGNLWGRLFLKRDQKKNQRYAEIIAEDYKKFFTPQSGLNKFDCISGEEIPTNEQSYKEGELSPLRFITKEQIVLGQKLRNFDFIIISETELSYLIDKNPLEPARLGFYYYLLKEEELIKIKDKIKSERGTLTILQSNTNKMNQSLLEPKGSSNIIYGLIHYGGNELGCSKIPTFEELCNKSEKAFKRLGVLRMDVDNLGLVFQKGIDSTRTSISRYSALSRSFDYFFSGYLNEIWREIAPRESIIIYSGGDDLFIVGSWEKTIEIAKRIKEDFRKYTCNNPHLSISGGIALLTSKYPIMKGAEESAVEEERAKKHQCDNSEKNSFSLLNMALNWDKEFPAVEALKNEIKDLHVDDAIKSSFISKILRHKINAEIKSHKITNFKTYWMIAYDMGRMKSRTKNSQAKELISKCIKEICSNNNCLNGEAINSSYHPLELWALACRWAELEIRTNR, encoded by the coding sequence ATGAACAACATAAGAGAACATATCTACTTAGCTGCATTGTTACGTGAGATTGGAAAATTTTATCAAAAAGCAACCACAAAAAATATAGCAATAAATAGTAGAATCAATAATACTGGTGAACTTGAGAAAATCTTCTTTTTAAATAATGAAGATGAAAATACTTTGTGGACAAGACTTTTCATCAAGGAGAATGAGCATATCTTCAAGAGATTGCTTGAAAACTCTCAAAACGAATTTACAAAAAAAGATAATCTAAGAAGTCTTATCAACGCACAATTTCAACAAATAGTACAGATTTTCGAAGAAGCAAAATTATTATCTTCGTCTAAAAACGAGATTGGAGAAGAGGAACCAACAAAGATAGAAAGGAATTGTGACACATACAACAACGACAGATTGATTCCTATACTACAAACTATTGGTAGTCACGGAGAACTTTTAAATAACAAAGAATGGTATCAACTTCCAATAAAGAAGCTAACACCTTCTATAGAAAATTTCCCAAAGAAGACATTTCCGGATGCACCCGATTATAGTAGTCATTGGAATGAATTTAGAAGTGAATTTGAGAGTATGCCTTGTAATAATTATCAAGCATTTTCAGAAACACTCCTAACGCTACTATCCAAATATACTTCCTGTATCCCATCTGGAATATCTAACTCTCCAGACATCTCACTATATGATCATATTAAAACATCAGCTGCATTCGCCATTTGTTTATATGATCTTATGTGCTCAGGTGAAAAAAACAAAGATCGTTTCCTCCTCATCGGCGCAGATTTTAGTGGAATCCAATCTTATATCTATCAGATTATATCAAAATATGCAGCCAAGAACCTTAAAGGAAGGTCTTTTTATGTCCGTGTATTATCAGATGCCGTCGTACGTTATTTGTTGAAAGAACTAAACCTATATCAAGCAAATGTCATTTATAATAGTGGTGGAGGATTTTATCTTTTAGCACCTAATACAACTGATGTTGAAGAGAAGCTTAAGAAAGCTGTCAGAGAAATAGAACAGAAAATCTTTAGAACACACGGCATATCATTATATGTTGCTATTGATAGTATTACTATTTCTGACGATGCTTTACTATATAGGAACGAAGAAGATTTAGGTAATCTATGGGGGAGATTGTTCTTGAAAAGAGATCAAAAAAAGAATCAAAGATATGCAGAGATAATAGCTGAGGACTATAAAAAGTTTTTTACCCCACAATCTGGACTCAACAAATTTGATTGCATCTCAGGCGAAGAAATTCCTACAAACGAACAAAGTTACAAAGAAGGAGAACTATCACCTCTACGCTTCATTACAAAAGAGCAGATTGTTTTAGGCCAGAAACTTCGTAATTTTGATTTTATCATTATCAGCGAAACGGAATTATCTTATTTGATTGACAAAAACCCATTAGAGCCTGCTCGATTAGGCTTCTATTACTACCTTTTAAAAGAAGAGGAATTAATAAAGATAAAAGATAAGATAAAATCAGAGAGAGGGACTCTTACAATTCTGCAATCTAATACAAACAAGATGAATCAGAGCCTTTTGGAACCAAAAGGTTCTTCTAACATCATCTATGGTTTAATCCACTATGGAGGAAACGAATTAGGATGTTCAAAAATACCAACCTTTGAAGAATTGTGCAACAAGTCAGAAAAAGCTTTTAAACGCTTAGGAGTTTTAAGAATGGATGTTGATAACCTAGGACTTGTATTCCAAAAAGGTATTGATTCCACTCGTACATCTATATCACGTTACTCCGCATTAAGCCGTTCATTCGACTATTTCTTCTCTGGATATTTGAATGAAATCTGGAGAGAAATAGCACCAAGAGAATCAATAATAATATATAGTGGAGGTGATGACCTATTCATTGTTGGTAGCTGGGAAAAGACCATTGAAATAGCAAAGCGTATCAAGGAGGATTTTCGTAAATATACTTGTAATAATCCCCATTTATCAATTTCTGGCGGTATAGCTTTGCTAACTTCAAAATACCCCATAATGAAAGGGGCAGAAGAAAGTGCCGTTGAAGAAGAGAGAGCTAAAAAACATCAATGCGATAATAGTGAAAAGAACTCCTTTTCTCTACTCAACATGGCATTAAACTGGGACAAAGAATTCCCTGCCGTTGAAGCTCTAAAAAACGAAATAAAAGACCTACATGTTGACGATGCTATCAAGAGTTCCTTCATATCAAAGATACTAAGGCATAAAATAAATGCAGAGATCAAATCACATAAAATAACTAACTTCAAGACCTATTGGATGATTGCATACGATATGGGAAGAATGAAGAGCCGTACAAAAAATTCACAGGCAAAAGAACTAATTAGTAAATGCATCAAAGAGATATGTAGTAATAATAATTGTCTAAATGGAGAAGCTATAAACTCTTCCTACCACCCATTAGAACTATGGGCATTGGCATGTAGATGGGCAGAACTAGAAATACGAACAAACAGATAA